The Desmodus rotundus isolate HL8 chromosome 13, HLdesRot8A.1, whole genome shotgun sequence genome has a window encoding:
- the ZC3H13 gene encoding zinc finger CCCH domain-containing protein 13 isoform X3, with amino-acid sequence MSKIRRKVTVENTKTISESTSRRPSVFERLGPSTGSAAETQCRNWLKTGNCLYGNTCRFVHGLSPRGKGYSSSYRRSPERPTGDLRERMKNKRQDVDAEPPKRSAEEPSSPVRKESSRGRHREKEDIKITKERTPESEEENVEWETTRDDSDNGDINYDYVHELSLEMKRQKIQRELMKLEQENMEKREEIIIKKEVSPEVVRSKLSPSPSLRKSSKSPKRKSSPKSSSSSSKKDKKAAAVSSPLLDQQRNSKSNQSKKKGPRTPSPPPPMQEDIALGKKYKEKYKLKDRMEEKPRDGKDRGRDFERQREKRDKPRSASPAGPHRSPVSSRHHSSSSRSGSSVQRHSLSPRRKRSPSPSYQRTLTPPLRRSASPYPASHALASPQRKQSPPRQRSPPREKGRHEHERASQAHDRRHERREETRGKRDREKDAREEREYEQEQSSSRDHREDREPRDARDRRDARDARDRRELRDSRDVRDSREMRDYSREAKESRDPRDSRSTREAHDYRDREGRDAHRKEDAYPEESRSYSRNHLREESSRAELRSDSRNESRSDMRMGRSRGRGPELPEKGSRGTRSSQLDGHGGGSNYHDSWETRSSYPERDRYPERDGRDPPRDSSFERRHGERDRRDNRDRAPMFYTSCCPYPLPPVFSDQRPSSPIRHQGRNDELERDERREERRVDRVDDRRDERARERDRERERDRERDRERERERDREREKERELERERARERERDREREKERDRERERDRDHDREREREREREREKEREREREERERERERERERERERERERERAREREKERERQRDWEDKDKGREDRREKREDLREDRSLRDGHDERKSKKRYRSEGSPSPRQSPKRRREHSPDSDAYNSGDDRSERDERHRLLSQVVRPQECHSLSPSHFPEDRQGRWKEEDRKPERKESSRRYEEQELKEKVPSADKQREQIELSESSRLRAQDVMGHRPSEDRDVSDGAHDENRKRVKVQKKPMKKKKEDDVGVERGNTETASEDGQVFSPRKGPKKKSVEKRHKRPRGESDISDEEAAQQSKKKRGPRTPPLTAKQGLAGLSTDKDMTGEDPHRREDTAFSDWSDEDVPDRAEVPEVERAAATPGRTPSPSSLPPPPPPVAAATTAPAPLATAATAASTSATTVSASATPASTSEDAHRRCHKARAERVEAPHVTADDAPHRKPVDQKRSSSLGSNRSNRSHTSGRPRSPSSESAHRSGDDQSGRKRVLHSGSRDREKTKSLEVAGERKSRIDQLKRGEPSRSTSSDRRDSRSHSSRRSSPESDRQVHSRSGSFDSRDRLPERDRYEHDRERDRERREARQREWDRDADKDWSRSRDRDRLRERERERDKRRDLDRDRERLISDSMERDRDRDRDRERTFESSSQMESVKRSEAKLEPEHERDLEGTFRDSGALEKERLDKDLASVQGFEDVNKAERTESVEGDYECKPDDAHSLGSGAGEGYEPISDDELDEILAGDAEKREDQQDEEKMPDPLDVIDVDWSGLMPKHPKEPREPGAALLKFTPGAVMLRVGVSKKLAGSELFAKVRETCQRLLEKPKDADSLFEHELGALNMAALLRKEERASLLSDLGPCCKALCFRRDSAIRKQLVKNEKGTVKQAYTGAPVVDNELLRLSLRLFKRRSACRTPGPDKAEDGKLAPPGEQELCVS; translated from the exons atgtcaaaaattagAAGGAAGGTCACAGTGGAAAATACGAAGACCATATCTGAAAGCACATCCCGAAGACCCAGTGTGTTCGAGAGGCTGGGGCCCAGCACGGGGAGTGCGGCGGAG ACACAGTGCCGCAACTGGTTGAAGACTGGCAACTGCCTCTATGGAAACACGTGTAGATTCGTGCATGGCCTTTCACCCCGGGGCAAAGGTTACAGCAGCAGTTACAGAAG gtccccagaaagacccacaggggatctcagggaaagaatgaagaacaagCGCCAGGACGTGGACGCTGAGCCGCCGAAACGCAGCGCGGAGGAGCCGTCCTCCCCCGTCAGG AAAGAATCTTCAAGGGGGAGACATAGggaaaaggaagacataaaaattacCAAGGAGAGAACTCCAGAAAGTGAGGAGGAAAATGTGGAATGGGAAACTACTAGAGATG attctgaCAATGGAGATATTAATTATGATTATGTTCATGAGTTGTCATTGGAAATGAAGCGTCAGAAGATACAGAGGGAATTAATGAAGCTGGAAcaagaaaacatggagaagagagaagaaattattattaaaaaggag GTCTCACCAGAAGTGGTTAGATCAAAGTTATCTCCATCACCTTCTCTGAGAAAGTCTAGCAAATCTCCAAAACGAAAATCAAGCCCTAAGTCGTCGTCTTCGTCCAGCAAGAAGGACAAGAAGGCAGCTGCAGTGTCCTCCCCCTTGTTGGACCAGCAGAG GAATTCAAAAAGCAACCAGAGTAAGAAAAAAGGACCTCGTACTCCTAGCCCACCCCCTCCTATGCAGGAAGATATTGCTCTGgggaagaaatacaaagaaaagtatAAGCTAAAAGACAGGATGGAAGAGAAACCAAGAGATGGAAAGGACAGAGGACGGGattttgaaagacaaagagaaaaacgAGACAAGCCCAG GTCGGCCTCCCCCGCGGGACCGCACCGCTCGCCCGTGTCTTCCCGACACCACTCGTCCTCCTCGCGGTCCGGGTCCTCGGTCCAGAGGCACTCCCTCTCCCCTCGTCGGAAGAGAAGCCCTTCGCCCTCCTACCAGAGGACGCTGACTCCGCCTTTACGCCGCTCCGCCTCGCCGTACCCGGCCTCACACGCCCTGGCCTCCCCGCAGAGGAAGCAGAGCCCCCCGCGGCAGCGCTCGCCCCCTCGCGAGAAGGGGCGGCACGAGCACGAGCGGGCCTCGCAGGCTCACGACCGGCGGCACGAGCGCAGGGAGG AGACTCGAGGCAAAAGGGATAGAGAAAAGGACGCGAGAGAAGAACGGGAGTATGAACAGGAACAGAGCTCTTCCAGAGACCACAGGGAAGACCGAGAGCCTCGAGATGCTCGGGATCGAAGAGACGCCAGAGATGCTCGAGACCGAAGGGAGCTGAGAGACTCCAGAGACGTTCGGGACTCTAGGGAGATGCGGGACTACAGCAGGGAGGCCAAGGAGAGCCGGGATCCCAGAGACTCGCGCTCCACTCGGGAGGCCCACGACTACAGGGACCGGGAAGGTCGGGACGCTCATCGGAAAGAGGATGCCTACCCGGAGGAGTCCCGAAGCTACAGCAGAAACCATTTGAGGGAGGAGAGTTCCCGTGCAGAATTAAGGAGCGACTCCAGAAATGAGTCCCGGAGTGATATGAGGATGGGCAGGAGTCGGGGGAGAGGCCCAGAGCTGCCTGAAAAGG GGAGCCGCGGCACGAGGTCGTCCCAACTTGACGGTCACGGAGGTGGCAGCAACTATCACGACAGCTGGGAGACGCGCAGCAGCTACCCTGAGAGAGACAGGTACCCTGAGAGAGACGGCAGGGACCCGCCGAGGGACTCCTCCTTCGAGAGAAGACACGGAGAGAGGGACCGCCGAGACAACCGAGACAGAG ctcCTATGTTCTACACCTCCTGCTGCCCCTATCCTTTGCCACCAGTGTTCTCAG ATCAAAGACCAAGCTCACCAATTCGACATCAGGGAAGGAATGACGAGCTTGAGCGTGATGAAAGAAGAGAGGAACGAAGAGTAGACAGAGTGGATGATAGAAGAGATGAAAGGGCGAGAGAACGAGATCGGGAAAGAGAACGGGACCGAGAGCGGGATAGGGAGCGGGAGCGTGAGCGGGAccgggaaagagaaaaggagagagagctagagagagagcGGGCTAGGGAgcgggagagggacagagaaagagaaaaggagagggaccgtgagagagagagagatcgtgACCATGACCGCGAGAGGGAACGAGAGAGGGAacgagagagggagaaggagcgagagcgagagagagaagagagggagagggagcgaGAGCGAGAacgggagagggagagagagagggagcgggaaagagagagagccagagaaagggagaaagagcgaGAGCGTCAGAGGGactgggaagacaaagacaaGGGGCGAGAGGACCGCAGAGAAAAGCGAGAGGACCTCCGAGAAGACAGGAGTCTGCGAGATGGGCACGACGAGAGAAAGTCCAA GAAGCGCTATAGAAGCGAGGGGAGCCCTAGCCCTCGCCAGTCCCCGAAGCGCCGCCGTGAGCACTCTCCCGACAGCGACGCCTACAACAGCGGGGACGACAGAAGTGAGCGGG ACGAAAGACACAGGCTCTTGAGCCAGGTTGTGAGACCTCAAGAATGTCACTCTCTCAGCCCATCACACTTCCCAGAAGACAGGCAGGGTAGATGGAAGGAGGAAGATCGTAAACCAGAGCGGAAAGAGAGTTCAAGGCGCTACGAAGAGCAGGAGCTCAAAGAGAAGGTCCCCTCTGCAGATAAGCAGAGGGAGCAGATAGAGCTCTCAGAGAGCTCAAGGCTCCGGGCCCAGGACGTGATGGGGCACCGCCCGTCCGAAGACCGAGACGTGTCTGATGGAGCCCACGATGAGAACAGGAAGAGAGTGAAAGTTCAGAAGAAGCctatgaagaagaagaaagaggacgATGTCGGAGTGGAGAGGGGTAACACAGAGACAGCATCCGAAGATGGGCAGGTGTTTTCGCCCAGAAAAGGACCGAAGAAGAAAAGCGTGGAGAAGAGGCACAAGCGACCCAGAGGTGAGTCTGATATTTCTGATGAAGAGGCAGCCCAGCAGAGTAAGAAGAAAAGAGGTCCGCGGACGCCCCCTCTGACAGCCAAGCAGGGGCTGGCTGGACTCTCCACTGATAAGGACATGACCGGGGAAGACCCTCACAGGAGAGAAGACACGGCGTTCAGTGACTGGTCTGATGAGGATGTGCCTGACCGCGCCGAGGTCCCCGAGGTGGAGCGTGCTGCTGCTACCCCTGGCAGGACGCCTTCCccgtcttccctccctcctcctcctcctcccgtgGCTGCCGCTACGACTGCGCCTGCTCCTCTCGCCACTGCTGCTACTGCCGCCAGCACCTCTGCCACCACTGTCTCCGCTTCGGCCACCCCCGCCAGCACCAGTGAAGACGCACATAGGAGATGCCACAAAGCGCGCGCAGAAAGAGTGGAGGCACCCCATGTGACCGCAGATGACGCGCCACATCGCAAGCCGGTGGACCAAAAGAGGAGCAGCAGCCTCGGGAGCAACCGGAGCAATCGAAGTCACACGTCCGGGCGGCCGCGCTCCCCGTCCAGCGAGTCCGCCCATCGGAGTGGAGATGACCAAAGCGGTCGGAAGAGAGTCCTGCACAGTGGCTCACgagacagagaaaagacaaagagCTTAGAAGTCGCAGGAGAGAGAAAATCAAGAATTGATCAGTTGAAGCGCGGAGAGCCCAGTCGAAGTACTTCTTCAG ATCGCCGGGATTCAAGAAGCCATAGTTCGAGAAGAAGTTCTCCTGAGTCGGATCGACAGGTTCATTCTAGGTCCGGGTCATTTGATAGCAGAGATAGGCTTCCGGAGCGCGACCGGTATGAGCACGACAGAGAGcgggacagagagaggagggaggccaggcagAGAGAGTGGGACCGGGACGCCGACAAAGACTGGTCTCGGAGCAGGGACCGGGATAGACTGCGGGAGCGGGAGCGCGAGCGAGACAAAAGGAGGGACTtggacagggacagagagagactcaTTTCTGATTCCATGgaaagggacagggacagggacagagacagagagagaacttTTGAAAGTTCTTCTCAAATGGAGTCTGTAAAACGCAGTGAAGCAAAACTGGAGCCCGAGCACGAAAGAGACCTGGAAGGCACTTTCCGAGACTCTGGAGCTTTGGAGAAAGAACGCCTGGACAAAGATCTGGCGTCTGTGCAGGGGTTCGAAGATGTGAATAAAGCCGAGAGAACTGAGAGTGTAGAGG GAGACTACGAGTGCAAGCCGGACGACGCACACTCCCTGGGCTCCGGTGCGGGCGAAGGCTACGAGCCCATCAGCGACGACGAGCTGGATGAGATTCTGGCGGGCGACGCTGAGAAGAGGGAGGACCAGCAGGATGAGGAGAAGATGCCAG ACCCTCTGGATGTGATCGACGTGGATTGGTCCGGGCTTATGCCAAAGCACCCGAAGGAGCCGCGAGAGCCGGGGGCTGCGCTCCTGAAGTTCACGCCGGGGGCCGTCATGCTGCGAGTCGGGGTTTCTAAGAAGTTGGCAGGTTCCGAACTCTTTGCCAAAGTCAGAGAGACGTGTCAGAGACTTTTAGAGAAACCCAAAG
- the ZC3H13 gene encoding zinc finger CCCH domain-containing protein 13 isoform X2 — MSKIRRKVTVENTKTISESTSRRPSVFERLGPSTGSAAETQCRNWLKTGNCLYGNTCRFVHGLSPRGKGYSSSYRRSPERPTGDLRERMKNKRQDVDAEPPKRSAEEPSSPVRKESSRGRHREKEDIKITKERTPESEEENVEWETTRDDSDNGDINYDYVHELSLEMKRQKIQRELMKLEQENMEKREEIIIKKEVSPEVVRSKLSPSPSLRKSSKSPKRKSSPKSSSSSSKKDKKAAAVSSPLLDQQRNSKSNQSKKKGPRTPSPPPPMQEDIALGKKYKEKYKLKDRMEEKPRDGKDRGRDFERQREKRDKPRSASPAGPHRSPVSSRHHSSSSRSGSSVQRHSLSPRRKRSPSPSYQRTLTPPLRRSASPYPASHALASPQRKQSPPRQRSPPREKGRHEHERASQAHDRRHERREETRGKRDREKDAREEREYEQEQSSSRDHREDREPRDARDRRDARDARDRRELRDSRDVRDSREMRDYSREAKESRDPRDSRSTREAHDYRDREGRDAHRKEDAYPEESRSYSRNHLREESSRAELRSDSRNESRSDMRMGRSRGRGPELPEKGSRGTRSSQLDGHGGGSNYHDSWETRSSYPERDRYPERDGRDPPRDSSFERRHGERDRRDNRDRAPMFYTSCCPYPLPPVFSGPAGGTEKIRDQRPSSPIRHQGRNDELERDERREERRVDRVDDRRDERARERDRERERDRERDRERERERDREREKERELERERARERERDREREKERDRERERDRDHDREREREREREREKEREREREERERERERERERERERERERERAREREKERERQRDWEDKDKGREDRREKREDLREDRSLRDGHDERKSKKRYRSEGSPSPRQSPKRRREHSPDSDAYNSGDDRNERHRLLSQVVRPQECHSLSPSHFPEDRQGRWKEEDRKPERKESSRRYEEQELKEKVPSADKQREQIELSESSRLRAQDVMGHRPSEDRDVSDGAHDENRKRVKVQKKPMKKKKEDDVGVERGNTETASEDGQVFSPRKGPKKKSVEKRHKRPRGESDISDEEAAQQSKKKRGPRTPPLTAKQGLAGLSTDKDMTGEDPHRREDTAFSDWSDEDVPDRAEVPEVERAAATPGRTPSPSSLPPPPPPVAAATTAPAPLATAATAASTSATTVSASATPASTSEDAHRRCHKARAERVEAPHVTADDAPHRKPVDQKRSSSLGSNRSNRSHTSGRPRSPSSESAHRSGDDQSGRKRVLHSGSRDREKTKSLEVAGERKSRIDQLKRGEPSRSTSSDRRDSRSHSSRRSSPESDRQVHSRSGSFDSRDRLPERDRYEHDRERDRERREARQREWDRDADKDWSRSRDRDRLRERERERDKRRDLDRDRERLISDSMERDRDRDRDRERTFESSSQMESVKRSEAKLEPEHERDLEGTFRDSGALEKERLDKDLASVQGFEDVNKAERTESVEGDYECKPDDAHSLGSGAGEGYEPISDDELDEILAGDAEKREDQQDEEKMPDPLDVIDVDWSGLMPKHPKEPREPGAALLKFTPGAVMLRVGVSKKLAGSELFAKVRETCQRLLEKPKDADSLFEHELGALNMAALLRKEERASLLSDLGPCCKALCFRRDSAIRKQLVKNEKGTVKQAYTGAPVVDNELLRLSLRLFKRRSACRTPGPDKAEDGKLAPPGEQELCVS, encoded by the exons atgtcaaaaattagAAGGAAGGTCACAGTGGAAAATACGAAGACCATATCTGAAAGCACATCCCGAAGACCCAGTGTGTTCGAGAGGCTGGGGCCCAGCACGGGGAGTGCGGCGGAG ACACAGTGCCGCAACTGGTTGAAGACTGGCAACTGCCTCTATGGAAACACGTGTAGATTCGTGCATGGCCTTTCACCCCGGGGCAAAGGTTACAGCAGCAGTTACAGAAG gtccccagaaagacccacaggggatctcagggaaagaatgaagaacaagCGCCAGGACGTGGACGCTGAGCCGCCGAAACGCAGCGCGGAGGAGCCGTCCTCCCCCGTCAGG AAAGAATCTTCAAGGGGGAGACATAGggaaaaggaagacataaaaattacCAAGGAGAGAACTCCAGAAAGTGAGGAGGAAAATGTGGAATGGGAAACTACTAGAGATG attctgaCAATGGAGATATTAATTATGATTATGTTCATGAGTTGTCATTGGAAATGAAGCGTCAGAAGATACAGAGGGAATTAATGAAGCTGGAAcaagaaaacatggagaagagagaagaaattattattaaaaaggag GTCTCACCAGAAGTGGTTAGATCAAAGTTATCTCCATCACCTTCTCTGAGAAAGTCTAGCAAATCTCCAAAACGAAAATCAAGCCCTAAGTCGTCGTCTTCGTCCAGCAAGAAGGACAAGAAGGCAGCTGCAGTGTCCTCCCCCTTGTTGGACCAGCAGAG GAATTCAAAAAGCAACCAGAGTAAGAAAAAAGGACCTCGTACTCCTAGCCCACCCCCTCCTATGCAGGAAGATATTGCTCTGgggaagaaatacaaagaaaagtatAAGCTAAAAGACAGGATGGAAGAGAAACCAAGAGATGGAAAGGACAGAGGACGGGattttgaaagacaaagagaaaaacgAGACAAGCCCAG GTCGGCCTCCCCCGCGGGACCGCACCGCTCGCCCGTGTCTTCCCGACACCACTCGTCCTCCTCGCGGTCCGGGTCCTCGGTCCAGAGGCACTCCCTCTCCCCTCGTCGGAAGAGAAGCCCTTCGCCCTCCTACCAGAGGACGCTGACTCCGCCTTTACGCCGCTCCGCCTCGCCGTACCCGGCCTCACACGCCCTGGCCTCCCCGCAGAGGAAGCAGAGCCCCCCGCGGCAGCGCTCGCCCCCTCGCGAGAAGGGGCGGCACGAGCACGAGCGGGCCTCGCAGGCTCACGACCGGCGGCACGAGCGCAGGGAGG AGACTCGAGGCAAAAGGGATAGAGAAAAGGACGCGAGAGAAGAACGGGAGTATGAACAGGAACAGAGCTCTTCCAGAGACCACAGGGAAGACCGAGAGCCTCGAGATGCTCGGGATCGAAGAGACGCCAGAGATGCTCGAGACCGAAGGGAGCTGAGAGACTCCAGAGACGTTCGGGACTCTAGGGAGATGCGGGACTACAGCAGGGAGGCCAAGGAGAGCCGGGATCCCAGAGACTCGCGCTCCACTCGGGAGGCCCACGACTACAGGGACCGGGAAGGTCGGGACGCTCATCGGAAAGAGGATGCCTACCCGGAGGAGTCCCGAAGCTACAGCAGAAACCATTTGAGGGAGGAGAGTTCCCGTGCAGAATTAAGGAGCGACTCCAGAAATGAGTCCCGGAGTGATATGAGGATGGGCAGGAGTCGGGGGAGAGGCCCAGAGCTGCCTGAAAAGG GGAGCCGCGGCACGAGGTCGTCCCAACTTGACGGTCACGGAGGTGGCAGCAACTATCACGACAGCTGGGAGACGCGCAGCAGCTACCCTGAGAGAGACAGGTACCCTGAGAGAGACGGCAGGGACCCGCCGAGGGACTCCTCCTTCGAGAGAAGACACGGAGAGAGGGACCGCCGAGACAACCGAGACAGAG ctcCTATGTTCTACACCTCCTGCTGCCCCTATCCTTTGCCACCAGTGTTCTCAGGTCCTGCTGGGGGGACAGAGAAGATCAGAG ATCAAAGACCAAGCTCACCAATTCGACATCAGGGAAGGAATGACGAGCTTGAGCGTGATGAAAGAAGAGAGGAACGAAGAGTAGACAGAGTGGATGATAGAAGAGATGAAAGGGCGAGAGAACGAGATCGGGAAAGAGAACGGGACCGAGAGCGGGATAGGGAGCGGGAGCGTGAGCGGGAccgggaaagagaaaaggagagagagctagagagagagcGGGCTAGGGAgcgggagagggacagagaaagagaaaaggagagggaccgtgagagagagagagatcgtgACCATGACCGCGAGAGGGAACGAGAGAGGGAacgagagagggagaaggagcgagagcgagagagagaagagagggagagggagcgaGAGCGAGAacgggagagggagagagagagggagcgggaaagagagagagccagagaaagggagaaagagcgaGAGCGTCAGAGGGactgggaagacaaagacaaGGGGCGAGAGGACCGCAGAGAAAAGCGAGAGGACCTCCGAGAAGACAGGAGTCTGCGAGATGGGCACGACGAGAGAAAGTCCAA GAAGCGCTATAGAAGCGAGGGGAGCCCTAGCCCTCGCCAGTCCCCGAAGCGCCGCCGTGAGCACTCTCCCGACAGCGACGCCTACAACAGCGGGGACGACAGAA ACGAAAGACACAGGCTCTTGAGCCAGGTTGTGAGACCTCAAGAATGTCACTCTCTCAGCCCATCACACTTCCCAGAAGACAGGCAGGGTAGATGGAAGGAGGAAGATCGTAAACCAGAGCGGAAAGAGAGTTCAAGGCGCTACGAAGAGCAGGAGCTCAAAGAGAAGGTCCCCTCTGCAGATAAGCAGAGGGAGCAGATAGAGCTCTCAGAGAGCTCAAGGCTCCGGGCCCAGGACGTGATGGGGCACCGCCCGTCCGAAGACCGAGACGTGTCTGATGGAGCCCACGATGAGAACAGGAAGAGAGTGAAAGTTCAGAAGAAGCctatgaagaagaagaaagaggacgATGTCGGAGTGGAGAGGGGTAACACAGAGACAGCATCCGAAGATGGGCAGGTGTTTTCGCCCAGAAAAGGACCGAAGAAGAAAAGCGTGGAGAAGAGGCACAAGCGACCCAGAGGTGAGTCTGATATTTCTGATGAAGAGGCAGCCCAGCAGAGTAAGAAGAAAAGAGGTCCGCGGACGCCCCCTCTGACAGCCAAGCAGGGGCTGGCTGGACTCTCCACTGATAAGGACATGACCGGGGAAGACCCTCACAGGAGAGAAGACACGGCGTTCAGTGACTGGTCTGATGAGGATGTGCCTGACCGCGCCGAGGTCCCCGAGGTGGAGCGTGCTGCTGCTACCCCTGGCAGGACGCCTTCCccgtcttccctccctcctcctcctcctcccgtgGCTGCCGCTACGACTGCGCCTGCTCCTCTCGCCACTGCTGCTACTGCCGCCAGCACCTCTGCCACCACTGTCTCCGCTTCGGCCACCCCCGCCAGCACCAGTGAAGACGCACATAGGAGATGCCACAAAGCGCGCGCAGAAAGAGTGGAGGCACCCCATGTGACCGCAGATGACGCGCCACATCGCAAGCCGGTGGACCAAAAGAGGAGCAGCAGCCTCGGGAGCAACCGGAGCAATCGAAGTCACACGTCCGGGCGGCCGCGCTCCCCGTCCAGCGAGTCCGCCCATCGGAGTGGAGATGACCAAAGCGGTCGGAAGAGAGTCCTGCACAGTGGCTCACgagacagagaaaagacaaagagCTTAGAAGTCGCAGGAGAGAGAAAATCAAGAATTGATCAGTTGAAGCGCGGAGAGCCCAGTCGAAGTACTTCTTCAG ATCGCCGGGATTCAAGAAGCCATAGTTCGAGAAGAAGTTCTCCTGAGTCGGATCGACAGGTTCATTCTAGGTCCGGGTCATTTGATAGCAGAGATAGGCTTCCGGAGCGCGACCGGTATGAGCACGACAGAGAGcgggacagagagaggagggaggccaggcagAGAGAGTGGGACCGGGACGCCGACAAAGACTGGTCTCGGAGCAGGGACCGGGATAGACTGCGGGAGCGGGAGCGCGAGCGAGACAAAAGGAGGGACTtggacagggacagagagagactcaTTTCTGATTCCATGgaaagggacagggacagggacagagacagagagagaacttTTGAAAGTTCTTCTCAAATGGAGTCTGTAAAACGCAGTGAAGCAAAACTGGAGCCCGAGCACGAAAGAGACCTGGAAGGCACTTTCCGAGACTCTGGAGCTTTGGAGAAAGAACGCCTGGACAAAGATCTGGCGTCTGTGCAGGGGTTCGAAGATGTGAATAAAGCCGAGAGAACTGAGAGTGTAGAGG GAGACTACGAGTGCAAGCCGGACGACGCACACTCCCTGGGCTCCGGTGCGGGCGAAGGCTACGAGCCCATCAGCGACGACGAGCTGGATGAGATTCTGGCGGGCGACGCTGAGAAGAGGGAGGACCAGCAGGATGAGGAGAAGATGCCAG ACCCTCTGGATGTGATCGACGTGGATTGGTCCGGGCTTATGCCAAAGCACCCGAAGGAGCCGCGAGAGCCGGGGGCTGCGCTCCTGAAGTTCACGCCGGGGGCCGTCATGCTGCGAGTCGGGGTTTCTAAGAAGTTGGCAGGTTCCGAACTCTTTGCCAAAGTCAGAGAGACGTGTCAGAGACTTTTAGAGAAACCCAAAG